In a genomic window of Arthrobacter woluwensis:
- a CDS encoding ABC transporter substrate-binding protein, producing MTHPRFLRAARVTAAGLALGTLLLTGCSANPGGAGKAPAADVSALLTIPREDMATFDNNFNPFAPTVNPLVQQAIYEPLLVFNPAKGDTTPWLATAWDVAKDGRSITFTLRDRVKWSDGQGFTAADVAYTFQLQKKLKGGFDYLKSVTADGKNKVVFTFAKPWSPALYDVGQLPIVPQHVWSKISDPAKDPNTKPVGTGPYTEVDGFQSQSYVLKKNPQYWQPEKQKIAGIKMLAMSGNDAANLAAVNGDVDWAPQYMPNIEKTYVSKDKEHRHYWFPPTGAMINWQLNTTKAPFNDPQVRKALSMAVDREQVAKIGMSGYAQPADCTGLSGNYSTWKDQDLAAGCTWTKLNVDEANKALDAAGYPKGADGKRTLKNGKPFEFKISVGATSSDWLSVANVISQNLQAVGVTAKVDSPDWASVVSGYEQGTFDSGIVWSANDPSPYKYFDTIMGTDTVKPVGTKTTDNYHRFGDPKADTLLSQFAAAGDDAAQKSLAKKLQAEYNDAAPVVPLFSGPEWGAYTDAHFTGWPTEANPYATLSVRSATTVLVLTNLEPRK from the coding sequence ATGACACACCCTCGTTTTCTGAGGGCTGCGCGGGTCACCGCCGCAGGCCTCGCCCTGGGGACCCTGCTCCTCACCGGCTGTTCCGCCAACCCCGGAGGGGCAGGCAAAGCCCCCGCGGCCGATGTGAGCGCCCTGCTCACCATCCCGCGGGAGGACATGGCGACCTTCGATAACAACTTCAACCCGTTCGCACCCACCGTGAACCCCCTGGTGCAGCAGGCCATCTACGAACCGCTGCTCGTCTTCAACCCCGCCAAGGGCGATACCACCCCGTGGCTCGCGACCGCCTGGGATGTGGCCAAGGACGGCCGGTCCATCACCTTCACCCTGCGGGACAGGGTCAAGTGGTCCGACGGTCAGGGCTTCACCGCCGCGGACGTCGCGTACACCTTCCAGCTCCAGAAGAAGCTCAAGGGCGGCTTCGACTACCTGAAGTCCGTCACCGCGGACGGCAAGAACAAGGTGGTCTTCACCTTCGCCAAGCCGTGGTCCCCGGCCCTCTACGATGTGGGGCAGTTGCCGATCGTCCCGCAGCACGTGTGGTCCAAGATCTCCGACCCGGCCAAGGACCCCAACACCAAGCCCGTGGGCACCGGTCCGTACACCGAGGTGGACGGCTTCCAGTCACAGTCCTACGTGCTGAAGAAGAACCCGCAGTACTGGCAGCCGGAGAAGCAGAAGATCGCCGGCATCAAGATGCTGGCGATGTCCGGCAACGACGCGGCCAACCTCGCGGCGGTCAATGGGGACGTCGACTGGGCCCCGCAGTACATGCCGAACATCGAGAAGACCTACGTCTCCAAGGACAAGGAGCACCGTCACTACTGGTTCCCGCCCACGGGCGCCATGATCAACTGGCAGCTCAACACCACCAAGGCGCCCTTCAACGACCCGCAGGTGCGCAAGGCCCTCAGCATGGCCGTGGACCGCGAGCAGGTGGCCAAGATCGGCATGAGCGGCTACGCCCAGCCGGCCGACTGCACCGGTCTCTCGGGGAACTACAGCACCTGGAAGGACCAGGACCTCGCGGCGGGCTGCACCTGGACCAAGCTGAACGTGGACGAGGCCAATAAGGCGCTCGACGCCGCCGGCTACCCGAAGGGCGCGGACGGTAAGCGGACGCTGAAGAACGGCAAGCCGTTCGAGTTCAAGATCTCCGTGGGCGCCACGTCCTCCGACTGGCTCTCCGTGGCCAATGTGATCTCCCAGAACCTGCAGGCGGTCGGTGTGACCGCCAAGGTCGACTCCCCGGACTGGGCCTCCGTGGTCTCCGGCTACGAGCAGGGGACCTTCGACTCCGGCATCGTCTGGAGCGCCAACGACCCGAGCCCCTACAAGTACTTCGACACCATCATGGGCACCGACACCGTCAAGCCGGTCGGCACCAAGACCACGGACAACTACCACCGCTTCGGTGACCCCAAGGCGGACACCCTGCTGAGCCAGTTCGCCGCCGCCGGTGACGACGCCGCGCAGAAGAGCCTGGCGAAGAAGCTGCAGGCCGAGTACAACGACGCCGCGCCGGTGGTGCCGCTGTTCTCCGGCCCGGAGTGGGGGGCCTACACCGACGCTCACTTCACGGGCTGGCCCACCGAGGCGAATCCGTACGCGACCCTCTCGGTCCGCTCCGCCACGACCGTCCTGGTGCTCACGAACCTCGAACCCCGGAAATGA